The sequence GGAAATGCATTAAGGACCATTATAGAAACGATTCCCTGACCTAAGGAAAGGATAAACCTGGATGAATTGTTCCAGTTGCATCAGTTACATTTgatgcaggatcagtcacgtctggAGGTGCCTGCCAGCAGTTTCCCTGATTGGAAGGAACATGGTCGGCCACTGCCTCCTGGGGGCCATAGCCCCCTTGACTAGGGGGTCTCACCAGGACATAGTCCTGACAACAAGGATCCTCTTATTTCATTTCTGCATAATGAAAGAGCCTTTGGATTTACTAAAAGTGGTTTTTCCTCcctgtatttttaaatctttgtccccccaccccccaatcctTCCCATCCCTTGAATGGACTCTGAATTGTCAGCTACCTCCCCAAGAGGAAGCTTTTGTTGGCCCATCTCTTGACTAGATGACAGCTGTGAGTAAGGTATCTGCTGCTAACATGACTGCTTCTCCCAGAGAACACATTGAGGTCCAGACAGATCCAAACCTTGGCCCTAAAAAATGTGTGCTGTAAAGTTACTTgatgtatatttattataattatttatggtTGCATCTAACAAACTTTTCATTCAGTTTGATGCTATTTACACCATTGCTGTGTAAAGGACGCTCATGACAGGAAAAGTCACACCAATAAATAACCTTCATCTAATTTTTATTTACCTTAAGAGTTCTGTGGTCATCTACTCTTGCTGAGAACATTCAAAGGCCAACATCCTTGAATGGCTCTGATGCTTGAGGGTCACCAAGAGGCTAGAAATTAAAAGTGTTTCTAACTATTATGGTCTCTTTGCACTTGGTGTGATTCTTAACTCCATTATGCTTATAAATGACCTATTGCTCCCAGACTCGACCCCTTAAGTctgtgttggttttttgtttttgtttttgatgtggacttttttataaagtctttattgaatttgtcacaatattttttctatgttttggtttttggcatgtgggatcttagctctccaaccagggatgaaacctgcacctcctgcattggaagatgaagtcttaaccagtggaccatcagggaagtctctctggTTTTCATATAGGAAGTTTGATCGAAGGGATGGAAATCCAAGGTCAAAGGTAAACCTACCCTGCAGGTCTTGCCCACTGCTTGTCCTGGAGCTCTCATCTGGTGTGAGGTTTTCCTCAAGTGGACAGTTGCACTGGAAGAGTCTTGGCCCCTCTTTAGACCACGTGCCCTCCTTTGGGCACCGGCAGTGGATTTAGAACTACTTTGTGCAAAGGAAAATGCAGGGAAGAGGGAAAGACTTAGCTCAGAACTACCATCCAAGATCAACGCTCTGCCTGCTTGTTCCGTGTCCATCACACACATACTccccaccacaccacacacaccctacacactctcgcacatatacatacatgcccTCTGGTCTGCATTCAGGAGACCACAGACCCACTtaattctcattctcttgactCCACCTTCTTTGTACTCAATAAATGCTCATAGTGGTTGCGTCCTACATATTTATTATACAAAGATTAAGAACCCTATTGGACGAGGAACAAGcaactttcctttcttcagtttgTTGCTTCAGGGTGCTAGAAACAGCAAAAAACAACCACTCACAGCAGAGAGAAGACTATCAGACACACAAAGCTAGAGAATAAGACACCTCCGTTGTCACATCTAGGATTCTCCTGCTGGCcagatcagttcaattcagttgctcagtcgtgtctgactctttgcgaccccgtggactgcagcacgccaggcctccctgtccaataccaactcccagagtttactcagactcatgtccattgagtcggtgatgccatccaaccatctcatcctctgtcgtccccttctcctcccacctccaatctttcccagcatcagggtcttttcaaatgagccagttcttcacatatggtggccaaagtattggagtttcagctggcCAGGATGGTGGAggccatttcctttttaaaaagttgtctcGAATATATTCAGAATTACACCATCTAATGATTAGAACATATCCGGTCTCATTAGTTATATcgggaatgcaaattaaaatcacaatgagtgTACTGCACCACCAGCAAAAGGGCTAGAAAGACAGCACCATGGTTAGGGAAGACGTGGAACCAAGAGAACTCTCGTGCACTGCTGGGGGAATGGGCCCTACACCTGCCTTAGTTGTTCTGGTTCCTCCTCTGAGACCAGCAAGTCCACTCCTAGGTGTAAATCCAGTAGAAACACGGCACCAAACTTCCCTAGGGGTCCAGCGGTGAAGACTccgggcttccactgcaggaagaaaagggggaaaacctacaaccaagaatactctacccagaaagGTTCTCGTTCAGATTtggtggagaaatcaaaagctttacagacaggcaaaagctcagagaattcagcactaccaAACCAGCCTTATAACATGCTAAAAGAAGGGCAAAACTCGAAAACAGCAAATAATGAATGGAAAAGCTCACCGGCAAAGGCTAACCTACAGTAAAGGTAGAAAATCATCCATACAAATAGAATTTCAAAACCAGCAAGCATGAGGGAAAGTACAAATGCAGGACACAGAAAACGCATTTGAAATTAAGATATCAGCAACTTAAAATAGTCTTGTATATATACAGACTActatatcaaaacctcatggtaacAGCATACCAGAAAGCTATATGGGAATAAccgttttaaaaaattatttattttggccatgctacacagcttgcagggtcttagttcctggaccagcaatggaacccacaacccctgcagtggaagcacagagtcctaactgctataccaccagggaggtcctcctttttctttttctcgaTATAACTCAGATCCAGATGAGTCCTGGCTGCCATGAGTTAATAGCTGCACAGCCTTATACAAGTCACCCCCGTTTCTACATGTGAAGTTGGGGCAATTCTTCCTACTCTTCCCATTCCTGCTAGGTTGTTGAGAGGACAACAAATGACCTACAGTGCTAGATGTTCTGGTGCAAAGTATGAGGTGCCAGGGGGTGATGGAGAATTTTGCTAAGGCTCAGCAACTCTCGGGATTGAGGCTTTTGAGGAATCTGCCCTCCCCTCTTTGTTTGGGGatggcccccagccctccccaaaTCAGCCCAGAGCTGCAGCCACCTGTCAGTTTCCCTGACTCCAAGGGGGCAGAAAAGCCGCATCTTGACTGTCTGGCCCTCTCTGAGAAGGCGTGCCTTCCCTCGTTCCGCAGAGCTGACTCCAGGCGCCCTGGTCCGCCTACACTCCCCAAAGAGTGCGAAGTAGAAGGAACCACACGACTCAGCTGAACTCCAAGTACAAAGTTTATTACAAGGATGTTAATAACagtaatagtaaaataaaaagaggggAGGGGGCTCTGATTCTTGGTTTTCAGAGCCAAACACGAGTTTAGGCTTCAGTCCTGATTAAGGCAGAACCCAGCACGGCTCTGGAGGGCACAGGGAGCCCCTggccttctccatcagaaggtAGTGAAGACAAAGAAGCCATGCTCCCCTCAGAAACAGAAGGCAGTGATGCCAAATGCCAAAGAAGCAGATTAAAACAAAGCCTGTAGTCCACGCACCTAAACCTCATCTCCAAAAGCCTTGTTCCTAACGCATATTACAACTGGCCTGAACACTTTAGCAAAGTTCctccatgcaccctagagcccaaaTTCTAGAGTGGGGATGGGCAGGACACACGAGAGGTTACCCCCAAGGTCCCAAATTCAGGCCACCACAGGACGAGCATCACCTCACTGGTGGGACCAACTTTCCAGAACCTTCCCTCTTTCCCACCAGGACCCCACAGCACCATGAAGCGACGGTGACAGTATGTCAAAAGATGAAGCCCTGGTGGGGCGAGGGGCCCTAATGTACACTTCTGTGCTGTCAAAGGCAgcagctaaagctgaaacattCTCAACAGCCTCCCTGCCAACCCTCCCTCAAACCCCTAAACTCCCACAGCACAATCTCAAAAGACACAAAATGGCCATAACCTAGAAAACGTTAAAATCTGAAAGGTTGCCCCTGCCCACAGAGCCCGAGGGGCAGGGCTGCACCATGACAAGTCGTGCGGAGAAGATGGAACCAGCGCGCGAGTTCTCTATGGACGCTTGttactcctcctcctcttctgcatCCCCAGCTCCCTGCTGCTTGGGGGTTTTTGCCTGCTGGACAACAGAACACAAACAAGGTTTATGCAGACAGAAAGAAAGCAACAGTCCTCCTGAAGAGCGCCAGAAGTGCCAGGCTTCTATGGAGCCTCCTCCTCAGGAGCCAGAGCGCAGTCCTTCAGCCACCATCAGCCTGAGGCCCCGCAGCTTCTCTGACTTGAAGAACCACACCAGCCCACCCACCGGAGTCCTCACTGAGCTTTACGGGCTGGATCCCACTCACCTTTGCAGTTCTGCTGCGGTAGCTGGCAGCTGTGGGGGTGACCCGGGGGTTCCTGCCACCTTCACTCCTACTGCTGAAAGAGAAGGATTGGAAACTCATTCCTGAGATGCCCCTGAGCCAAAGTCAGGAAACTCAGGACAGAAACAGCTGGAGCCAGACAAAAGCAGCTCTCCAGAAGATAAAACTAATGAATAAAAAAACCACagagggactttcttggtggctctgtggtaaagaagtcgcctaccaatgcaggaagacgcaggttctatccctggtccaggaagatcccacatgcctcagaccAACCAAGCCAGTAcaccacaactaccaagcccgggagacacaactactgagcccacgtgccacaactgctgaagcctgtgcgcctagagcttgtgctccttTAACAGGAGacgccactgcagtgagaagcccgcctgctcactgcaactagagaaatgcctgtgcagcagtgaagacccagcacagccaaaaataaataaaaaaccacaGAGAGCAAAAGGACATTATGAATCAGGCCATGATACAAGCAAAATCCACACTTCCATTCTCCTGAGCTACCCCCAAGCTCTCCTCCCAAGCAATGTTTCTTACCTTGCTCCATATCTCCCTGAAGGCCCACGGGGGAAAGAGGGCACAAGGTTTTCTGGGTAGAGACTCCGAGCAGGGTAAGCTGCTGGGACGTGGCCAGGAGCCAGAGCCCCGTTATGGCTGTTTCGACTGCGCCCCCGGACACCCTGGCTGTCTAAGTTGTTGAGCTTCAGAGCGCGAGGAGGGCTCGGCTGGCACCCAGGCCTGGGGCCTGATGTGGATGTAGACAGGCGGTTAGGAGGAGCTGTCGTATTGTTAGGGGGTCGGCTAGAGGGGAGAGGGTAGGTGGGCCCTTTAGCCATTTCCTGCTTGAGATCATTCATGTAACCAGAAGACAGGTCTCCTGAGAAGAGAAAAGAGCACTAGCTTCAGGGGAAAGGCTGCTCTTGGTGCTGGATTCAAGgcaagaacaaaagagcctgggTAAAAGATGACCGCCTCGCCCCTAAAGGATGCTGAAACCCTTGTCTGCAGGACAGGTTGAGAACATCAATCCGCACCGTACACTTCCCACCTAAGTCCTCACTAACTAGTCAACAACGGCGCATAAGCAAACTTTGACAAATCACCTCTAACTGGCTTTGGGTTTCTAATAGTGACTGGGTTTCAAAAACAGTTTACTTGCCTAGTCTCGAGACTGTAAGAATACTGAGGCTAATTCTGATCACCCTACTCTAGGTGAGCATATTTCAACTAGAAGCAGGGGCCCAGGGCAGCCACAGTGAGGTGTGAAAATTACCTCCCAGTCATCCACTAAGTGTACCGACAGGGACTGGCAGCTGAATAAGCATTGATGCTAAGCATATCTCACGGCTGTCCCCAAAGCAGCCGAGTCTAACCCGGGACCACCACTAGCCCCAAGGGAGTCCTAAGAGAGCTTGTACTGCGCTTGCTATTTTGGGGTGCAGGTGAACTCTGTTAAGAGTAGCTGATGAGAAGTGCAGCCTTGGCGCACCCCTGGCCCATACCCTGGTGTCGGACACGCCTCTTGGGCAGTTCTGGTGAGGTCTCTCGAGGCTGGAGATCCTGGCTAGGGATTCCCTCCGACACGTGGTTGTTTGCTGTGGCTGGGCGTTGGTCACACTGGTCCTAACAAGAAAAACCAGACTTAGTACCCAGTCATTCCTATGAGACGAAGCCCTGGGAGGAAAGAACACCGGGCTGGCGGTAAACACCTGATGGTGGGTAGGAGGGTGGCCGCGTGGTGTCGATGGGACAGGATGACTTTGACAACCACCGAGAGGAAGGGCCTGGGAGCAAGAGGAAGCGATCTGGAGCAGAGCAATCGTTCCTACTAGCACTGACTGATCAGGAAGATCAGGAAGCACTCTCTGGTCTGTGCAGGGATGAAGGAAGGGCAGATCCTGGGAGCCCAGAAAGGTCTGCCTACATTTTGACCACAGAGTACTGGCACCGCTGCTTATTTTGTGGTCTCCCCTAGGAGACAACAAGCAGTTAACTTATCTACTGCTTGATCCAAAGGCACAAGTGTTTATTTCAGAAGTGAAATGTGTGGTGTTCTAGCAGTAGCTCTATGGCATCAATTACAGAAATGCCTCTGAAATACCTTCAGTGTTCACTCCCATAACAAACAAGACTGGGCAGAAAACATATCTTCCACTGAGACGCTGGAATCCCAGACTGTGAAAGCTGAAAAAGGACTTCAGATCATCCAGTCTAATTCCCTCATTCACAGGCATCCCCCGTGAGGGGCTGGGACCCACCAGAGGCCAACCGTAAGGGCAAAGCTAGAATCAGATTCCAGATTCCTGGAATGCAAGATACAAATGCCATCCAAACAGGAAGAACACACATGGTCAAAAGCAGAAACTGTTAGGGACCTCAGGGAAACTCCTTAACCCTATGGCCTCCATACCCGCTTACCTGGAGTCCTGGCTCCTGGAGCTGCAGCTCGTGATACAATGGTTTCCATGCCAGAAGGCAGGGAAAGTCCAAAGGCCTGAGGTTCTGTGTATCTCAGCTCACAAAACAGGACACGGCCAGTAGCCAGATCAGGTATGCATGCAACCTCAAGGCCAGAGACGCATTCTCCGCTCTGAAAGCCTCAGGTTCACTCCCAGAGGATCAAGGGGACAAGAGAAGTGCCCGGGTCCTCGGGGACTCTCACCTGGTGATGGAACAGCACCTCCTCTTCCAGCTGGACCCCACAGAATTCACATGGGATGACAACACTGTCCTCCACGGGAGCAGAGCTGCTGAAGCCCATCAGAGACTCAAACTGGCCACCTGCAGACTCTCGCATCAGCTTCTGGAAGATAGCATCAGGGTCCTCCACCCCTCGGGGCGAAGTGCTGCCCACACTGAGCGGAGGTAAGGCACATGAAGGGTTACAGCTTGTCTGTCTCAAAAAAACAcaggttaaaacaaacaaacaaacaaaaaaacagaagttaAGGAACAAActaaattctgaaaatattttcaggaagtCACAACATTTTCataatgcttaataaatatttgggaaaagGACTAAAAAGGGTCAGGGGAACACAGATGAAACACTCACTCTGCTTTTACTTTAAACATTTCtgtactgttttaattttttaagtgtgtTTTTATGTGATTATTCTCtctaaattaatttgaaaagctTCAAGATTCTTTCCACAGACATACAGTAAGAGAGGCTCATATATTCTTTGTTATCCCTGTGAATGGATTTTCTTATGTTACTCCCAAACCAAATACTAGATGTATTCAAATGCTGTATTGTTCCACATATGGGGGAATGCGTGTTCCACCCAGAGCACAGGGACCACTTACTAGCCATGGAAGTACCAGACTAGGTCAAACCAAATCAGAAAGTAAGAATGTTGAGAGGGAAAGGCGCTCCCTCCCCCATTGGAGCCGCTCTTCCAGCACAAAGGCTATTCCCTAATCCTTCCTAAAGGGCACAGGAACTTTCAGTCATTCAAAAACTACCTGACACCTTTCATACACTGCGTATTAAGAGATTCAGAAACCAAGAAAACCCAGAACCTGTCCTCTAGGAACTCCAGCTAGTGGTACAGACCAGCAGGGGGTCAGCCGGCCACCCCACAGGGTGAGGGTGACAGGCTGAGAGAGACATGGGCACAGGACGTCTGGGGAGCACACAGACGGGACCTCTGGCCTAGCTGTCAGAGCACTCCCCAGGGTACTTTCCTGAGAGTCGTGTCTGAACCAAGTTTGTGAGCAAGGGGTCTGTGTGGCTGGGTGTTGTTAAGCAGACAGGGATAAAATGCCACACATGTCCAGGCAGAAAAAGTAAAGTGCAAAACAGAGCCCTGGCCCTCCCAGGAACTGCAGGGACTTCAGGGCTCCTGTAAATCAAAAGTGGCATGAGATGAGAGCTGATTACAAGATGGTCTCAAGAGACATACAGTATCTCCACAGGATGGAGGCAGCAACTGAGCCTGCTGGCATGAACGTTACTTTGCCCAGAGAGAATGAGGCCGAATTCTCACACCCACATGTGAGTCACACACAATTACTACTGGattttccctggcagctcagtagttaggactccgtgctttcactagcGGCCAAGGGTGCCAAttcagtccctagttggggaactaagattccacatgctgtgcagtacagcccaaaaaaccaaaatacttaaaaaaagaaaaagaaaaaaacacagttgCTCCTCTCATCACAAGAGTTGTATCAGTTTGCTCAAGATTTCATGTGTTCTGCAACACCAATATGGCCTGCACATATGGCCATAAGCTCTTCCTTAAAGCTTAAAGCCCTCAAGTAACTCACAACCCACCTGATGGTCAATCAGCAGTTCCTCTGGATAGAGCTCCTCACAAAATTCACAAGGCAACATGGTCTCGTCAACTGCACCTAGGTATCAGGCCACACAGACTCCAGGTGAAAACCACACTCAATTCAACCTTTTATACCCCTTAGGAGGGGTGGACAGGAAAATCTGATTTCCTTAAAACTATTAAATATgaagacaaaatatattttcagacCCAAACAGAGTCTTTATAATCAACAGATACTTGCAGTAGAACTTATAATGTACCTCAGGAAGAAATGTATCCTAAAAGGAAATTTGAAGAAGCAAGGAAGCAGGGGTGAGCCAAGAAAATGGTGAACACGTAATACACAAAATGATAAATGTGAGCGTATAAGCAGGAAGACTCTACCTCAGGGTGTTAAAAGGAGCACACCAGAGAGCACTGACACCCGTCAGTGGCATTTAAGTCACAAAGGAACAATCCACATTCTAAGCTTGCCGTGTTACCCGAGAGAAGTGTGAGGAGGCGGACTACATTTAGACTTTATTAAGTTAAAGCAGTATGTTGAAATTTCCAGGGCAACTATTACAAGAGAATATAAGTTCCAAACCATTCATTCATGCAGGATCTGGAAAGATCCGACATGAGTGAATGAAACatgcaaacaaagaaaaaagtcaataaagcaaTCTAAGAAATGACCAGGAAAGGAGAAAGTAAACTACACTGAATCCAGAGTCTTCATTTGTCATAACTAtgctattaaaattttactttcttcacCAATCTAAATGCTCAAGTctgagccctggttggggaactaagatcccacacgccatgcagcttggccaaagaaaaagaaagactcaaACAAATATCTGGATCCAGGACCAATTCCTATTCTCTCTAAATCAACAAAATGTTCAAAGTTAATCCTACTGTCCTTAAGGTCATTATTCTTACAGTGACATGAAGAAAAACCACAACTGAGAGCTGCCTAATTTTCAGGTCCCTAAAATCTTACAAGTTGAGCATTTTAAATATGACATGCCTTTCTCAAACGTATTGTTCTCTAAACAAGAGACCCAAAGGGTGATTCACTGCTCATAatccaacttttatttttaaaaacttagtttTAACCCaatgacactaaaaaaaaaaattggttttaaatgggggtggggggaccaaAGTTCTCTACAGGTGAAGGACAACTAATAAATACAGAACAGAGGAGAAAGAtacaaaaattatcattttacaaCTGCCATAATAATACTTGATTCAAGCAAGAAACAGCAATAAATACTAAAACTGCTGGATAAGATTATGAGTATCCTGTTCCCCAGCAATCTAGAAACAGCATCCTACACACAGCTAATATGAAGCAAAAAGGCTACCTGCACAATGGAGATACCTGACAGACTCCACTCTAACAAACAGGATGAACTGACATCTTGAGAAAGACACAGCATGGCCAGTATAGCACTCCTGCCAAAACTATAACATGAACTTACACATGGGAAAATAATCAGACACATCTTAATTGAGAAAGAAGTCTACAAAACAGCAGGCCTGGACTCTTCAAAaatgccaaagaaagaaaagaggaggagaggtgcttccctagtggtacagtggctaagaattcACCTATCAATACggtggacacaggtttgatccctggtccaggaagaccccacgtgcggctgagcaactaaacctgtgcaccacaactactgaagcccacgcaccacaggaGGCGCTCCTGCtgtgagaagcccacatgccgcactacagagcagcccctgctcgctgcaacgagacagcccacacagcaacaaagacccagcacagccacaaataaataaattttttaaaaagagggagagggtaggaaacCAAACTAAAAGAACCCAGAAAGAACTAAATGTATAATGCATAATCCtggatttcaaaaacaaaattaaaaagctctAAAGGACACTATGTATAAGCAAGGAGCTTCCTGAAAGTGGTATCTGTATTGTGCTCACACGGGAGAATGCCCTTGTTCTCAAGACGTACACCTTAAGACCACTTAGGGATAAAATGTCATGTCGGCAACTTACTCTCAAATGGCTCAggggaaagaaatacaaagataagTGGAAATACTAAAACTGATGAATATAAATGAGGGGCATATATTAATAGATAGTCACTGTACTTACTATTCTtgacaatcttttaaaaagagttgagaaaagcaaataaatgaaattttaaaaaaacattctatCTCATGAAAAACTTGCAATCTTATACAAATTGTGACAAATAGAGGCTagtggagaaaaaaacaaacacaccccTGATGTCATTCAGAGCGCTGGGACCTTCACGGGACTGGTCTGCCTCATATATGACCCTCCAGAAGTCCTGCTCTGCCAAGGTGGGGGCCTGGCCTTCATTCTGCAGACTTAGGGCCAACATGAAGTCCAAATTTGCACTGTCTTCACCACGCTCTTTGGGGGTCTGCCGGCTTCTATTCCTTTCCTGCCTTTCTTGTTCTTCCactgagggggggaaaaaaagacaacaacTAGTATTTAAGAAATGTTAGATATGCTGCCATCCCTTAGTTCAAGCCCAGGCCTAGCAAATATTCAAGGTTTCCAGGAATCTGTGCAGGAACAAAAGAGGCCCAGCCCTACAGTGCTC is a genomic window of Bos javanicus breed banteng chromosome 17, ARS-OSU_banteng_1.0, whole genome shotgun sequence containing:
- the TRAFD1 gene encoding TRAF-type zinc finger domain-containing protein 1 isoform X4 codes for the protein MAEFLNDQDTRLCDNCKKEIPVFNFTIHEIHCQRNIGVCPVCKEPFPKCDMETHMATEHCQVTCKCNKKLEKRQLKKHEETECPLRLALCQHCDLELSVLKLKDHEDYCGARTELCGTCGRNVLVKDLKTHPEVCGRDVEEKRVEAAMPPNAYDESWGPDRIWIASQLRQIEALDPPMRLPRRPLRAFESDLFQSRTTNQRSMTAQFPIQNNLLEEQERQERNRSRQTPKERGEDSANLDFMLALSLQNEGQAPTLAEQDFWRVIYEADQSREGPSALNDIRGAVDETMLPCEFCEELYPEELLIDHQTSCNPSCALPPLSVGSTSPRGVEDPDAIFQKLMRESAGGQFESLMGFSSSAPVEDSVVIPCEFCGVQLEEEVLFHHQDQCDQRPATANNHVSEGIPSQDLQPRETSPELPKRRVRHQAVGVKVAGTPGSPPQLPATAAELQRQKPPSSRELGMQKRRRSNKRP
- the TRAFD1 gene encoding TRAF-type zinc finger domain-containing protein 1 isoform X3, with protein sequence MAEFLNDQDTRLCDNCKKEIPVFNFTIHEIHCQRNIGVCPVCKEPFPKCDMETHMATEHCQVTCKCNKKLEKRQLKKHEETECPLRLALCQHCDLELSVLKLKDHEDYCGARTELCGTCGRNVLVKDLKTHPEVCGRDVEEKRVEAAMPPNAYDESWGPDRIWIASQLRQIEALDPPMRLPRRPLRAFESDLFQSRTTNQRSMTAQFPIQNNLLEEQERQERNRSRQTPKERGEDSANLDFMLALSLQNEGQAPTLAEQDFWRVIYEADQSREGPSALNDIRGAVDETMLPCEFCEELYPEELLIDHQTSCNPSCALPPLSVGSTSPRGVEDPDAIFQKLMRESAGGQFESLMGFSSSAPVEDSVVIPCEFCGVQLEEEVLFHHQDQCDQRPATANNHVSEGIPSQDLQPRETSPELPKRRVRHQAVGVKVAGTPGSPPQLPATAAELQSRQKPPSSRELGMQKRRRSNKRP
- the TRAFD1 gene encoding TRAF-type zinc finger domain-containing protein 1 isoform X2, with the protein product MAEFLNDQDTRLCDNCKKEIPVFNFTIHEIHCQRNIGVCPVCKEPFPKCDMETHMATEHCQVTCKCNKKLEKRQLKKHEETECPLRLALCQHCDLELSVLKLKDHEDYCGARTELCGTCGRNVLVKDLKTHPEVCGRDVEEKRVEAAMPPNAYDESWGPDRIWIASQLRQIEALDPPMRLPRRPLRAFESDLFQSRTTNQRSMTAQFPIQNNLLEEQERQERNRSRQTPKERGEDSANLDFMLALSLQNEGQAPTLAEQDFWRVIYEADQSREGPSALNDIRGAVDETMLPCEFCEELYPEELLIDHQTSCNPSCALPPLSVGSTSPRGVEDPDAIFQKLMRESAGGQFESLMGFSSSAPVEDSVVIPCEFCGVQLEEEVLFHHQDQCDQRPATANNHVSEGIPSQDLQPRETSPELPKRRVRHQGDLSSGYMNDLKQEMAKGPTYPLPSSRPPNNTTAPPNRLSTSTSGPRPGCQPSPPRALKLNNLDSQGVRGRSRNSHNGALAPGHVPAAYPARSLYPENLVPSFPRGPSGRYGASSRSEGGRNPRVTPTAASYRSRTAKAKTPKQQGAGDAEEEEE
- the TRAFD1 gene encoding TRAF-type zinc finger domain-containing protein 1 isoform X1 — translated: MAEFLNDQDTRLCDNCKKEIPVFNFTIHEIHCQRNIGVCPVCKEPFPKCDMETHMATEHCQVTCKCNKKLEKRQLKKHEETECPLRLALCQHCDLELSVLKLKDHEDYCGARTELCGTCGRNVLVKDLKTHPEVCGRDVEEKRVEAAMPPNAYDESWGPDRIWIASQLRQIEALDPPMRLPRRPLRAFESDLFQSRTTNQRSMTAQFPIQNNLLEEQERQERNRSRQTPKERGEDSANLDFMLALSLQNEGQAPTLAEQDFWRVIYEADQSREGPSALNDIRGAVDETMLPCEFCEELYPEELLIDHQTSCNPSCALPPLSVGSTSPRGVEDPDAIFQKLMRESAGGQFESLMGFSSSAPVEDSVVIPCEFCGVQLEEEVLFHHQDQCDQRPATANNHVSEGIPSQDLQPRETSPELPKRRVRHQGDLSSGYMNDLKQEMAKGPTYPLPSSRPPNNTTAPPNRLSTSTSGPRPGCQPSPPRALKLNNLDSQGVRGRSRNSHNGALAPGHVPAAYPARSLYPENLVPSFPRGPSGRYGASSRSEGGRNPRVTPTAASYRSRTAKQAKTPKQQGAGDAEEEEE